Proteins encoded together in one Terriglobus saanensis SP1PR4 window:
- a CDS encoding Copper amine oxidase domain-containing protein — protein MKLLNVAGYVLLASVLCPLAMHSQARVPQHPLDALTTEEYWEAHEVLQKSGHLSEKTYVSTLLLHEPLKSTVLAWKEGDAIPREADIVLEAEGKTVEARVDLAAHKLEFWKVIEGAQAPFTNTEMDAIAEVSKKDPRVLAGLKARGITDLSTVHCQPIPLTFRVFPEEEGHRIGYGTCTDERGAYHYWGRTIENLYILVDVTAEKVLSVVDRGPIPMPTGDASFEESEAMPREGTTPLLVTQPMGPGYKIDKGEVSWQNWNFRFRIDPRVGAVVNLVKYKDGERLRSVMYEGSLSEMYVPYMDKDQGWSWRAFLDAGEFLMGGLFKPLTSDDCPDRAQYFNGLVPSDTGSPMLKPRLACMFERTLDNPAWRHGEPDLTSGRPSRELVLRTAAVVGNYDYILDWVFQQDGTIRVAVGATGIVETKGVKEDHVEHAMGDGPPKPEYGTLVAPHLLAVNHDHYFSYRLDLDVDGQNNSFMIDRLVPQKVEGAVRKSIWADESSMAHTEKDAILDLDPKRPGMWHFINPAQHGAMGYPTGYEIMPGATGVAFAAADDPAQRMGQFATHQIWVTPYVPEERYAGGTYVTSGKGMDGLPAWTAFNRRIENTDIVAWYTLGFHHVVRLEDWPVMPTMWHDFLIRPMNFFDKNPVLTIPHQP, from the coding sequence TTGAAGTTACTGAATGTTGCAGGGTACGTCTTATTGGCTTCCGTTCTTTGTCCCTTGGCGATGCATTCGCAGGCGCGTGTGCCGCAGCATCCGCTGGATGCGCTGACGACTGAAGAGTATTGGGAAGCTCATGAGGTCCTGCAGAAGAGCGGGCACCTTTCGGAGAAGACGTACGTCTCCACGCTGCTGCTGCATGAGCCGCTGAAGAGCACGGTGCTTGCCTGGAAGGAAGGGGATGCGATTCCTCGGGAGGCGGATATCGTTCTTGAGGCTGAGGGCAAGACGGTGGAGGCGCGCGTCGATCTGGCAGCACACAAGCTTGAGTTCTGGAAGGTGATCGAAGGGGCGCAGGCTCCGTTTACGAATACCGAGATGGACGCGATTGCGGAGGTGTCAAAGAAAGATCCCCGCGTTCTGGCCGGATTGAAGGCACGCGGGATTACGGACCTGAGCACGGTGCATTGCCAGCCCATTCCTCTCACCTTTCGCGTGTTTCCGGAGGAGGAGGGTCACCGCATCGGTTACGGAACGTGTACGGACGAACGTGGTGCGTATCACTACTGGGGCAGGACGATTGAAAATCTCTACATCCTTGTCGATGTGACGGCAGAGAAGGTCTTGAGCGTCGTGGATCGCGGGCCGATACCCATGCCCACCGGGGATGCGAGTTTTGAAGAATCGGAGGCAATGCCGCGGGAGGGCACAACGCCGCTGCTGGTGACGCAGCCGATGGGGCCCGGCTACAAGATCGACAAGGGCGAAGTGTCGTGGCAGAACTGGAACTTCCGCTTTCGCATAGACCCGCGCGTCGGTGCAGTGGTGAACCTGGTGAAGTACAAGGACGGGGAGCGGCTGCGGTCGGTGATGTATGAGGGGTCGCTTTCGGAGATGTACGTTCCTTATATGGATAAGGATCAGGGATGGAGCTGGCGGGCGTTTCTGGATGCGGGAGAGTTTCTGATGGGTGGGCTGTTCAAGCCGCTGACGTCGGACGATTGCCCGGACCGGGCGCAGTACTTCAATGGATTGGTGCCTTCGGATACAGGCAGTCCGATGCTGAAGCCTCGATTGGCATGTATGTTTGAGCGGACGCTCGACAATCCTGCGTGGAGACACGGAGAGCCCGATCTGACGAGTGGACGGCCCAGCCGGGAGCTTGTGTTGCGCACGGCTGCGGTGGTGGGGAACTACGACTACATACTGGACTGGGTTTTCCAGCAGGATGGAACGATTCGCGTAGCTGTGGGTGCGACCGGAATCGTGGAGACGAAGGGTGTGAAGGAAGACCACGTGGAGCATGCCATGGGGGACGGTCCGCCGAAGCCTGAGTATGGAACGCTGGTCGCGCCGCACCTTCTGGCCGTGAATCATGACCATTACTTTTCGTATCGGCTGGATCTGGATGTGGACGGGCAGAATAACAGTTTTATGATCGACCGGCTTGTTCCGCAAAAGGTTGAAGGCGCTGTCCGGAAGAGTATCTGGGCGGATGAGTCGTCGATGGCGCATACGGAGAAGGACGCGATTCTGGATCTCGATCCGAAGCGGCCGGGGATGTGGCACTTTATCAACCCCGCGCAGCACGGTGCGATGGGATATCCGACGGGCTACGAGATCATGCCGGGAGCGACGGGCGTTGCATTCGCTGCGGCTGACGATCCCGCGCAACGCATGGGGCAGTTCGCGACGCACCAGATCTGGGTGACTCCATATGTGCCGGAGGAGCGCTATGCGGGCGGGACCTATGTGACGAGTGGCAAGGGCATGGACGGTCTACCGGCGTGGACCGCCTTCAACCGCAGGATCGAGAACACGGACATCGTGGCCTGGTACACGCTGGGGTTTCATCACGTGGTGCGGCTGGAGGACTGGCCGGTGATGCCGACGATGTGGCATGACTTTCTGATTCGACCGATGAACTTCTTCGACAAGAACCCCGTTCTGACGATCCCGCACCAGCCTTGA
- the gmd gene encoding GDP-mannose 4,6-dehydratase, translating into MKKALITGVTGQDGAYLAEFLLRKGYEVHGVKRRSSLFNTARIDHLYEDPHFSENRFFLHHGDLTDSSSLLHIVEKVRPDEIYNLAAQSHVQVSFEEPEYTANSDAIGVLRLLEAIRTLGLVEKTRFYQASTSELYGLVRETPQTEKTPFYPRSPYGVAKMYGYWITVNYRESYGIHASNGILFNHESPIRGETFVTRKITRALARIKLGTEKRLFLGNLDAKRDWGHARDYVEMQWLMLQQDTPDDYVIATGVQYSVREFVERSAALLGIHLTWKGKGVDETGTDQNGNVIVSVDPRYFRPAEVETLLGDATKAREKLGWTPQTSFDDLVREMVESDFKIAEGEKHLRERPDVGLGN; encoded by the coding sequence TTGAAGAAAGCACTGATCACGGGCGTGACGGGACAAGACGGAGCTTACCTGGCAGAGTTTCTGCTGCGCAAAGGGTATGAGGTCCACGGCGTCAAACGCCGCTCGTCTTTATTCAATACCGCACGCATTGACCATCTCTATGAAGATCCCCATTTTTCCGAGAATCGGTTCTTCCTTCATCATGGCGACCTGACGGATTCGTCGAGCTTGCTCCATATTGTGGAGAAGGTCCGTCCGGATGAGATCTACAATCTTGCGGCACAGAGCCACGTGCAGGTGTCCTTTGAGGAGCCGGAGTACACGGCAAACTCCGACGCGATTGGCGTATTGCGTCTGCTGGAAGCGATCCGCACCCTTGGGCTTGTCGAAAAGACTCGTTTTTATCAAGCGTCTACTTCGGAGCTTTATGGCCTGGTGCGCGAGACGCCGCAGACAGAGAAGACTCCGTTCTATCCGCGTTCGCCCTATGGCGTCGCGAAGATGTATGGCTACTGGATTACGGTGAACTACCGCGAGTCGTACGGGATTCACGCTTCCAATGGGATTTTGTTCAACCACGAGTCTCCGATCCGCGGCGAAACGTTTGTCACGCGCAAGATCACACGCGCTCTGGCCCGTATCAAGCTGGGCACGGAGAAGCGGCTCTTCCTGGGGAACCTGGATGCGAAGCGCGATTGGGGCCATGCCCGCGATTACGTGGAGATGCAGTGGCTGATGTTGCAGCAGGACACACCGGACGACTACGTCATCGCGACCGGCGTGCAGTATTCGGTGCGTGAGTTTGTGGAGCGCAGCGCGGCTCTGCTGGGCATCCATCTGACCTGGAAGGGTAAGGGTGTGGATGAGACGGGTACCGACCAGAATGGAAATGTGATCGTCTCGGTCGATCCCCGCTACTTCCGTCCTGCCGAAGTGGAGACGCTTCTGGGAGACGCGACCAAGGCCCGTGAGAAACTTGGATGGACTCCGCAGACTTCTTTCGACGATCTGGTGCGAGAGATGGTGGAGTCGGACTTCAAGATCGCCGAGGGTGAGAAACATCTTCGCGAACGTCCGGATGTGGGCCTGGGGAACTAA
- a CDS encoding B12-binding domain-containing radical SAM protein — MLSDSLARNDLSLGATMHFTSSGDRRYFRPRGYRMLGAPRMIVHLINPSDNSFGTAVITPRWLFVLAAATPRSMGDPTLVDESIEQLDPETIHAGDIVGISVHTGNALRGYEVGKLAHERGATVVYGGIHATLFPEEPFEYGAADVVVKGDGDIAWGQVLRDIQAGCAGRIYDGGKIEGDDFLAARWDLMQTDKYMWASVQTIRGCPKHCSFCSVWRTDGQKPRQRSFEKVIDEIIDLRRLGFRFIALADDNFYPVTLTDLRLAREQNNAEKLESLLAIRAERFSLMAELAKLPKDMVFFTQITMESAEDTEYLDAMRRANIKGALVGVEAVTPEGLKAVFKDFNYSGDRLVQQLQTFREHGVHVLGSFIFGLPTDKPSTFGATVELALKAGVTFAQFVMMTPFPGTVDFGRWEKEQAENPEMVGDIPITRYWLIPTAIRPKMFTPHPSMSSDEIRERTQGVWDRFYDLSAVWKRSACTPTLRARVAFVLLSKLYRQMYAGTGISTDSARRKKAKSSARWIARQTRKIFQSKPMPELIYPTWEPRAKVRPQLTQVQISNRI; from the coding sequence ATGCTTTCAGACAGCCTCGCGCGAAACGATCTTTCGCTGGGCGCAACCATGCACTTCACCTCCTCTGGGGATCGCCGCTACTTCAGGCCCAGGGGCTACCGAATGCTGGGAGCGCCGCGTATGATTGTGCACCTCATTAATCCAAGCGATAACTCCTTTGGAACCGCCGTGATCACGCCGCGTTGGCTCTTCGTTCTGGCCGCAGCTACACCTCGCTCCATGGGCGACCCCACCCTCGTCGACGAGTCGATTGAACAGCTCGATCCCGAAACCATTCACGCCGGCGACATCGTCGGCATCAGCGTCCACACCGGAAACGCCCTGCGCGGCTACGAAGTCGGCAAGCTCGCGCACGAACGCGGCGCCACCGTCGTCTATGGCGGCATTCACGCCACGCTCTTCCCCGAGGAGCCCTTCGAGTACGGCGCCGCAGACGTCGTCGTCAAAGGTGACGGCGACATCGCCTGGGGACAAGTCCTCCGCGACATTCAGGCCGGATGTGCGGGCAGAATCTACGACGGCGGCAAGATCGAAGGGGACGACTTCCTCGCCGCCCGCTGGGACCTCATGCAGACCGACAAATATATGTGGGCCTCCGTACAGACCATCCGAGGATGCCCCAAGCACTGCTCTTTCTGCTCCGTCTGGCGCACCGACGGACAAAAGCCTCGGCAGCGCTCCTTCGAAAAGGTTATCGACGAAATCATCGATCTCCGCCGCCTTGGCTTCCGCTTCATCGCCCTCGCGGACGACAACTTCTACCCCGTCACGCTCACGGACCTCCGTCTCGCCCGCGAGCAGAACAACGCGGAAAAATTGGAATCGCTTCTTGCCATCCGCGCGGAACGCTTCTCCCTCATGGCCGAACTCGCCAAGCTGCCCAAGGACATGGTCTTCTTCACCCAGATCACCATGGAGTCCGCCGAAGACACCGAGTACCTCGACGCCATGCGCCGCGCCAACATCAAGGGTGCACTCGTCGGCGTTGAGGCCGTCACCCCCGAAGGCCTCAAAGCCGTCTTCAAAGACTTCAACTACTCCGGCGACCGTCTCGTGCAGCAACTCCAGACCTTCCGCGAACACGGCGTTCACGTCCTGGGTTCTTTTATCTTCGGCCTGCCCACGGACAAGCCGAGTACCTTTGGAGCCACCGTCGAACTCGCGCTCAAAGCAGGCGTCACCTTCGCACAGTTCGTCATGATGACTCCCTTCCCCGGCACCGTCGACTTCGGCCGATGGGAAAAAGAACAAGCTGAGAATCCAGAGATGGTCGGAGACATTCCCATCACGCGCTACTGGCTCATCCCCACAGCCATTCGCCCCAAGATGTTCACGCCGCATCCATCCATGAGCTCAGACGAAATCCGCGAACGCACGCAGGGCGTCTGGGACCGCTTCTACGACCTCAGCGCTGTCTGGAAACGCTCAGCCTGCACACCCACCCTGCGCGCGCGCGTCGCCTTCGTTCTACTCTCCAAGCTCTATCGCCAGATGTATGCAGGCACCGGCATCTCAACCGACAGTGCACGACGCAAGAAAGCGAAATCTTCCGCCCGCTGGATTGCTCGCCAGACGCGCAAAATCTTCCAGTCCAAGCCCATGCCAGAACTCATCTATCCAACATGGGAACCGCGCGCCAAGGTGCGTCCACAACTGACTCAGGTACAAATCTCAAACAGAATTTAG
- a CDS encoding sugar porter family MFS transporter, which yields MSSLHVMAKPRVNRGFLWRVSLIAGLGGILYGFDVGIIAAALVFVRSTFALSTQMQELVVSVVPMGTMAGAILGGIVSDRLGRRSTLLWSGAIFIFGSVLAPASPNVATLIVARLLLGVAIGFTSVTAPVYVSELAPPQSRGKLIGFYQFALTLGIVLANVVGYWLAGQHAWRLMFGLGALPAVVFFFLVLTVPESPRWLYAQGRVVEAEKVLLSYTDEAGAEELLADIEVASRTKVDRRWSVLWTPAVRRGLLIAVGFVVLQQFTGINAVIYYGPQIFALAGITSNENAIFAALLVSVMNMLATIIALFLVDRLGRKPLLYAGLSGMMASLFVLAYSFQHAAALGHSLGLVATGCLVVYITCCAASMGPIAWILVSEVFPLRVRGRGAAAATLGYGISNTLVSLTFLSVLQRVGTAMTFAMFGLCCVVTLAFVRWVVPETKGMELESISAAPVEMRP from the coding sequence TTGTCCAGCTTGCATGTGATGGCGAAGCCGCGTGTGAACCGCGGATTTTTGTGGAGAGTTTCTCTGATTGCAGGTCTGGGCGGCATCCTCTATGGATTTGATGTCGGCATTATTGCGGCGGCGCTGGTCTTCGTGCGCAGTACGTTTGCCTTGTCCACACAGATGCAGGAGCTGGTCGTCAGCGTGGTCCCGATGGGCACGATGGCGGGGGCGATTCTGGGCGGCATTGTGTCGGACAGGCTGGGACGCCGGTCTACGCTGCTATGGTCCGGAGCGATTTTCATCTTTGGGTCGGTTTTAGCTCCCGCTTCGCCGAATGTGGCGACGTTGATTGTGGCGCGCCTGCTGCTGGGGGTTGCGATCGGTTTCACTTCGGTGACCGCGCCGGTCTACGTATCCGAACTTGCGCCGCCGCAGTCGCGCGGAAAGCTGATCGGGTTCTACCAGTTCGCCCTGACGCTTGGGATCGTGCTGGCAAACGTGGTGGGCTACTGGCTGGCCGGGCAGCATGCGTGGAGGCTGATGTTTGGCCTGGGCGCTTTACCGGCGGTGGTGTTCTTCTTCCTCGTGCTGACGGTGCCGGAGAGTCCGCGATGGCTCTATGCGCAGGGGCGCGTGGTGGAGGCGGAGAAGGTGCTCCTCTCGTATACCGATGAGGCCGGGGCCGAGGAGTTACTGGCGGATATCGAAGTGGCGTCCAGGACAAAGGTCGACCGGCGGTGGAGCGTGCTCTGGACTCCGGCGGTGCGGCGTGGCCTTTTAATTGCAGTGGGATTTGTGGTGTTGCAGCAGTTCACCGGGATCAACGCGGTGATTTATTACGGCCCGCAGATCTTCGCTTTGGCTGGGATTACCTCCAATGAAAATGCGATCTTTGCGGCGCTGCTGGTGAGTGTGATGAATATGCTGGCGACGATTATCGCGTTGTTCCTGGTGGACAGGCTGGGGCGCAAGCCGCTGCTCTACGCGGGTCTGAGCGGGATGATGGCGTCTCTGTTTGTGCTGGCCTATTCGTTTCAGCACGCGGCGGCACTGGGTCACTCGCTGGGACTGGTGGCGACGGGTTGTCTGGTGGTTTACATTACGTGTTGCGCGGCGAGCATGGGGCCGATTGCGTGGATTCTGGTCTCTGAGGTATTTCCGCTACGGGTGCGTGGGCGGGGCGCTGCGGCGGCGACGCTGGGGTACGGAATCTCCAATACGCTGGTATCGCTGACATTTCTTTCTGTTTTGCAAAGGGTAGGTACGGCGATGACGTTCGCGATGTTCGGTCTTTGTTGTGTGGTGACGCTGGCGTTTGTGCGTTGGGTGGTGCCGGAGACGAAGGGGATGGAGCTGGAGAGTATCAGCGCGGCGCCCGTGGAGATGCGTCCCTGA
- a CDS encoding ROK family protein, whose protein sequence is MKGYVAAVDIGGTNLRVALADLAGKVIARWSASTEGIRDAAVVVEMMRTGMEEMLDEHSLDKSDLRAVAAGAPGVTDVEAGVVIATSYLMGWRDVPLRAMLEEAFGVPATVDNDVNAAAVGEGWAGEAQGVRDFVFVAIGTGVGAGIVLNGKLFQGMGWTAGEIGYMLVPGTPEEPVERGKPGALEGVVGGEGIRDYWHNAWRAKKTGLPRMLHATEIFDAAMQGDELAEAVLHRSAKTLAYAIYNMALVINCPLFVLGGGVGMHPALVDETRRILYERGTRIRPEIVSSTLGADAQLMGAVRLALDLVTV, encoded by the coding sequence ATGAAAGGCTATGTTGCAGCGGTAGATATCGGCGGAACAAATCTTCGTGTCGCGCTGGCGGACCTTGCGGGCAAGGTCATCGCGCGGTGGTCTGCATCGACCGAAGGCATCCGCGATGCTGCGGTGGTGGTGGAGATGATGCGCACCGGAATGGAAGAGATGCTGGATGAGCACTCTTTGGACAAGAGCGATCTCCGCGCCGTGGCGGCGGGTGCGCCGGGCGTAACGGACGTAGAAGCGGGCGTGGTGATTGCGACCTCTTACCTGATGGGATGGCGTGATGTTCCTCTCCGCGCCATGCTGGAGGAAGCGTTTGGTGTCCCCGCTACCGTGGACAACGATGTGAATGCTGCCGCGGTCGGTGAGGGTTGGGCTGGAGAAGCGCAGGGTGTGCGTGACTTTGTCTTCGTTGCGATTGGCACGGGAGTCGGCGCGGGTATTGTGTTGAACGGGAAGCTGTTCCAGGGGATGGGATGGACGGCGGGAGAGATCGGATACATGCTCGTTCCGGGCACGCCGGAAGAGCCCGTGGAGCGCGGAAAGCCTGGGGCCCTGGAAGGTGTTGTGGGCGGTGAGGGGATCCGGGACTATTGGCATAACGCATGGCGAGCGAAGAAGACGGGCCTGCCGCGGATGTTGCATGCGACGGAGATCTTCGACGCGGCGATGCAGGGAGACGAGTTGGCCGAGGCGGTCCTGCACCGTTCTGCAAAGACACTCGCCTACGCGATTTACAACATGGCGTTGGTCATTAACTGTCCGCTCTTTGTGCTGGGTGGCGGCGTAGGCATGCATCCCGCTCTGGTGGACGAGACACGAAGGATCCTGTACGAGCGGGGGACGCGGATCCGGCCCGAGATCGTTTCCAGCACGCTTGGAGCGGACGCACAGCTTATGGGAGCGGTGCGGTTGGCCCTGGATCTGGTGACGGTCTAA
- a CDS encoding GH116 family glycosyl hydrolase, protein MNLRSRAFCLVFFLGCLTAFAQDGIPKSAWRRPLGLPLENAGVKRVAGDIDDGYWQGAPVGGFGAGTFSRSYRGDFARWHIKAGVHKYDVSYANEFAMFQQVEGEATGVAKVLLNDHPKQGELASWSWDYPVGAGEYAALYPKSWYDYRWEKFPAHVTLEQYSPVIPDNYRESSYPTAVYRWHAENPTDKTVTVSVLLSWTNMSGWFRTFTHDFKGAPNQGNYDTYRNEAGMKGIVFDRSRAGVAPNEWDGQFAIAAMETPGVEVTYQTSFQAAGDGKAVWSHFARDGRLPNDDTSWVSDGEKLAGAIAVRFTLKPGEKKVVPMVIAWDLPVVQFGEGRQWNRKYTDFYGTDGKNAWKIAREGLLHAQEWSDAIDAWQKPTITDESKPLWYRGMLFNELYALTDGGTFWGRPVGSDKKLPASFALLECFDYAYYGTLDVRFYASLPLLKFWPEIDKRVLREFAETVEKEWSEKGLWVWKTAETGSPVLHKRKKVGAVPHDLGVPEGDPFYVVNEPGWQDTNDWKDLNSKFVLMVYRDYVLTGRTDKAFLQETWPAVKAAIQYLRQFDHGRGVPENSGYPDQTYDSWVVRGVSAYSGGLWLGALRAGEETARVLGDWTAQAEYQALFAMAQKTYVATLWNGEYFLYDTDASNKGVIQADQLAGQWYAHMTGLGDLVPRAMQRSVLKKIYAFNVNQFGDGNLGAVNGMNADGTVVDNVEAREVWAGTTLGYAALLKSLGIEEESYHVVHGLFHVIYESKGYWFRTPEAWDVTGNFRASMYMRPAGLWGMEMMPAVR, encoded by the coding sequence TTGAACCTACGGTCACGTGCTTTTTGCCTGGTTTTCTTTCTTGGATGTCTCACTGCTTTCGCGCAGGATGGAATTCCGAAGTCTGCCTGGCGAAGGCCGCTCGGGCTGCCTTTAGAGAACGCCGGGGTAAAGCGTGTGGCGGGCGACATTGATGACGGCTACTGGCAGGGAGCACCTGTCGGTGGCTTTGGGGCTGGAACTTTTTCGCGCAGCTATCGCGGAGACTTTGCGCGATGGCATATCAAAGCGGGCGTCCACAAGTACGACGTCAGTTATGCCAACGAGTTTGCGATGTTTCAGCAGGTCGAAGGAGAAGCGACCGGAGTGGCGAAGGTCCTGCTGAACGACCATCCCAAGCAGGGTGAACTTGCCAGCTGGTCGTGGGATTATCCGGTGGGCGCGGGAGAGTATGCGGCGCTGTACCCGAAGTCCTGGTACGACTACCGCTGGGAGAAGTTTCCGGCGCACGTCACCCTGGAGCAGTACTCGCCGGTGATTCCAGACAACTACCGCGAATCGAGTTATCCCACGGCAGTCTACCGGTGGCATGCGGAGAATCCCACGGACAAGACGGTGACGGTCTCGGTGCTGCTGTCGTGGACGAATATGTCCGGGTGGTTTCGTACCTTTACGCATGACTTCAAAGGCGCGCCGAACCAGGGGAACTACGACACGTACAGAAATGAAGCGGGGATGAAGGGCATCGTCTTTGACCGTAGTCGTGCGGGCGTTGCGCCCAATGAGTGGGACGGGCAGTTTGCGATTGCTGCGATGGAGACGCCCGGTGTCGAGGTCACGTATCAGACCAGCTTTCAGGCGGCAGGGGATGGCAAGGCAGTCTGGTCTCACTTTGCCAGGGATGGACGTCTCCCGAACGACGATACCTCCTGGGTGAGCGATGGGGAGAAGCTCGCCGGGGCGATTGCGGTTCGTTTCACGCTGAAGCCGGGCGAGAAGAAGGTTGTGCCGATGGTGATTGCGTGGGACCTGCCGGTAGTGCAGTTTGGCGAAGGCCGCCAGTGGAACCGCAAGTACACCGATTTCTATGGGACAGACGGAAAGAATGCATGGAAGATCGCGCGCGAGGGCCTGCTGCATGCGCAGGAGTGGAGCGATGCTATCGATGCCTGGCAGAAGCCGACGATCACGGATGAGAGCAAGCCGCTCTGGTATCGAGGGATGTTATTCAACGAGCTGTATGCCTTGACCGACGGAGGCACGTTCTGGGGGCGGCCGGTGGGGAGCGACAAGAAGCTTCCGGCTTCGTTCGCTCTGTTGGAGTGCTTCGACTATGCCTACTACGGGACGCTGGATGTGCGGTTCTATGCGTCGCTGCCGTTACTGAAGTTTTGGCCTGAGATCGACAAGCGCGTTTTGCGCGAGTTTGCCGAGACGGTGGAGAAAGAGTGGTCGGAGAAGGGGTTGTGGGTTTGGAAGACCGCCGAGACGGGATCTCCGGTGCTCCATAAGCGGAAGAAGGTTGGTGCGGTTCCCCATGACCTTGGGGTGCCGGAGGGAGATCCGTTCTATGTCGTGAATGAACCGGGATGGCAGGACACGAATGACTGGAAAGACCTCAACTCGAAGTTCGTGCTCATGGTTTATCGCGATTATGTGCTGACTGGACGGACGGATAAAGCGTTTCTGCAGGAGACGTGGCCTGCGGTGAAGGCAGCGATTCAATATCTGCGGCAGTTCGATCATGGCCGAGGTGTGCCGGAGAACAGCGGCTATCCTGACCAGACGTATGACTCGTGGGTTGTGCGCGGTGTGAGTGCGTACTCCGGTGGGTTGTGGTTGGGAGCTCTGCGTGCGGGCGAAGAGACGGCGAGGGTACTGGGCGACTGGACGGCGCAAGCGGAATATCAAGCACTCTTTGCAATGGCGCAGAAGACGTATGTTGCGACTTTGTGGAACGGTGAATATTTTCTATATGACACCGACGCCAGCAACAAAGGTGTCATTCAGGCTGACCAACTCGCGGGGCAGTGGTATGCGCATATGACGGGTCTGGGAGACCTGGTTCCAAGAGCCATGCAGAGATCGGTACTGAAAAAGATCTATGCGTTCAACGTGAACCAATTTGGAGACGGCAACCTGGGCGCGGTCAATGGAATGAATGCCGACGGGACCGTGGTGGATAACGTAGAGGCCAGGGAGGTGTGGGCAGGAACGACGCTGGGCTATGCTGCCCTGCTGAAGAGCCTGGGGATAGAAGAGGAAAGTTATCATGTGGTGCATGGCCTGTTCCACGTAATCTACGAGAGCAAGGGCTACTGGTTTCGCACACCGGAGGCCTGGGACGTGACGGGAAACTTTCGCGCCTCCATGTACATGCGTCCCGCTGGTCTGTGGGGGATGGAGATGATGCCAGCCGTGCGTTGA
- a CDS encoding SIS domain-containing protein, translating into MSQNKPAPRWINGIEPSRELLSYDGTQILEYECREQPSLLRELLVAYSTDAAIQAQLKKISDAANSSNPVLFIGMGGSLCSAVSGSIHLQSNGRSAFSLDAGEWLHYGKPVWDEAALSVLLTTSGESAELVELVKRDTKQPAALLCNNSASTCWNLAENKLPILAGPEYGNATKTYTNSTAATIILASEILNHPWLDDAQHAIDVFTSHLEPVFSMRNELEAFTRGAANIELVGRGAAYGGAIMGALTIREMSGFRAAPHTGAGFRHGPNLDVDGTHVAMIFALGRAAGLGLKLAAECNKRGGKVLLISSEDHERTDRLLPIKIGAVSEPWEGITSILVPQALTLAMIERNGCRLPPRFAYGEMVQ; encoded by the coding sequence ATGAGTCAGAATAAACCCGCTCCGCGTTGGATCAACGGCATCGAGCCATCCAGAGAACTTCTCTCCTACGACGGCACACAGATCCTCGAATACGAGTGCCGCGAACAGCCTTCGCTCCTGCGGGAACTCCTGGTGGCCTATTCCACCGATGCGGCCATTCAAGCACAGCTAAAAAAGATCAGCGACGCTGCAAATAGTTCCAATCCCGTACTCTTTATTGGCATGGGTGGTTCGCTCTGCTCGGCCGTCAGCGGCTCCATCCACCTCCAATCGAATGGCCGCTCCGCCTTCAGCCTCGACGCAGGAGAGTGGCTCCACTACGGCAAACCCGTCTGGGACGAAGCTGCGCTCTCCGTCCTCCTCACCACCTCAGGAGAGAGCGCCGAACTCGTCGAACTCGTCAAGCGCGACACGAAACAGCCAGCCGCCCTCCTCTGCAACAACTCCGCCAGCACCTGCTGGAACCTCGCAGAAAACAAGCTCCCAATCCTCGCCGGTCCGGAGTATGGCAACGCCACCAAGACCTACACCAACTCCACGGCCGCCACGATCATTCTCGCCTCGGAGATCCTCAACCACCCATGGCTCGACGACGCACAACACGCCATCGACGTCTTCACCAGCCATCTCGAACCCGTCTTCTCCATGCGGAATGAACTCGAAGCCTTCACACGCGGCGCTGCAAACATCGAACTGGTAGGCCGCGGCGCGGCATACGGCGGGGCCATCATGGGCGCGCTCACCATCCGCGAGATGAGCGGCTTCCGCGCCGCGCCGCACACCGGCGCAGGCTTCCGCCACGGCCCGAACCTCGACGTGGACGGCACCCACGTCGCCATGATCTTCGCTCTCGGACGCGCCGCAGGCCTCGGCCTCAAGCTCGCAGCGGAGTGCAACAAGCGCGGTGGCAAAGTCCTCCTCATCTCAAGCGAAGATCACGAACGGACAGACCGGCTCCTCCCCATCAAAATCGGAGCCGTCTCCGAGCCATGGGAGGGGATCACCTCCATCCTCGTCCCGCAGGCGCTCACCCTCGCCATGATCGAGCGCAACGGTTGCCGCCTTCCGCCGCGCTTTGCCTACGGAGAGATGGTGCAGTAG